The Chitinimonas arctica region TAGATTCGCTTTTGCCGGCATATACAGAAATTGTTACATGGGCAAATAGCATTAAAGGTGCGAATGCGCCAGTCATTGACAAAGCTGTCATAACAAATACTGCTGCCATTTATTTTCATGGGGTTGGTAATAAGCCATCAAGCCTAGATGGAAAAATGGTTGATGCGCAAAGCGGCAAAGGATTGAACAACAATCTTATGATAGGAGGCGACGGTCCCGACAACATCGAGGGTGGCACCGGCCACGACTACCTCATAGGCGGCGCCGGTACGGACATCCTACAAGGCGGCAACGACAACGATACGTTGATTGGCGGCCTCGGCAATGATCAGCTTGAGGGCGGCAATGGTGTTGATACCTATGTGATCGAGGCCGACGGCGGTAGCGACACAATTACGGATACAGACGGCCAAGGTACGATCAAATTTGCCGGCACAACATTGTCCGGCGGTACACGTAACGGTATTTTTGGCACCTATCTAAGTACCGACGGCAAGTTCCGCTATGTCGCCAACAAGGGTGCCAGTCCAGGCACCGGTGTGCTCGTGGTGACTTGTATTGCCACTGGGCAAAAAATGGGCATCCGCAACTTCAGCAGCGGTCAATTCGGTATCAACTTGTCGGAGGGCACTGCGTCCAAACCGCCCGGCACCGTCGGTTTAGCCAGCAATGACTTGCTCGGTTACTTCGGCACTTCTCTCCCCACAGCAGCGGCTTTGCGCCACGGCGTCGCAGCCGATATGGCCGCGCCCCAGATGATCGGCATCTACGGCAAGGGCGGCAACGACTTTATCCTGGCACCTGACGGTAGCGGCACCCTGGAGGGTGACGAAGGCAATGACTACATCTATGCCGGTAATGGTCTCAAGTTGATTACTGGCGGGTCCGGCGACGACCATATCCAGGGCAATTGGCGGCTGCTGCCGCGCGTCAGCAGCAATCCCCGTGATATTTGGAACAACAGATACCAGGACTGGACCCTACGCTATACCGCATCTCGCAATCTCAAGCCCTTCTATGTGATTCCCGATGAGGGTATGGATATCCATCTGGATCTACCCTACCACTGGGAGCTGGATGGCACGCCGCAAAGCGGTAGCCAGCCACGCCTCGATATGAACAAAACCGAGCAAAAGGCCGCCAACACCAGCGGCTTCTTTGCCGACGGGGGCGAGGGCAAGGACTTTGTCGAAGGCGGCAATGGCGCTGATAGCCTGATGGGCAATATTGGTCAAGATACCGTAGTGGGCAACGGCGGCGATGACCAACTCTATGGCGATGCTGGCGAAGACTGCCTGGTGGGCGATGACGGTAACGATACGCTCGATGGCGGTGATGACAGCGATACCTTGGTTGGGGTGGTTGGCGATGACCTGCTATCCGGAGGCGGAGGCAACGACTATCTCTATGGGGGCAGCTTCGACGAGCGATTCAGTGGCAGTGACGATGACCGGCTATACGGCGGCGAGGGTAATGACACCCTCGACGGCAATGGTGGCTCGGACCAGCTATTCGGCGATGAAGGTAATGATTTGGTGGTCGAGAGCGGAGCGGGTGCGCTAGCCGATCGAAACCTGCTCGATGGCGGCGACGGCAACGACACCGTGTGGGCGGGCACTGGTAACAATAACTTGTTCGGTGGCAACGGCAATGATGTGTTGCTGGTCGGTTCCGCCACCTTGGCGCTTGAGTTGATCGGCGACAATTACCTCGATGGCGGTGACGGTGAGGACAAACTGCAGGGCGCCAAGGGCAACGATACGTTGGCCGGCGGCGAGGGCCTGGATAGCGTGCGCGGTGGCGCGGGTGAAGATCAGCTATTTGGCGAAGGCGGCAACGATCTGCTGACGGGCGAAGAGGGCAAGGACACCCTTACTGGCGGAGAAGGTAGCGACTCGCTGAATGGCGGCGACGGTGACGATACCCTGGACGGTGGCGAAGGCGATGACCGACTCGACGGTGGCGATGGCAATGACCTGCTGCAAGGTGGCGAAGGCACGGATGGTCTGTATGGCGACGCGGGCAATGACACTTTGAGCGGGGATGGCGAGGACTATCTCGACGGCGGCGAAGGGGATGACAGCATCAGTGGCAGTGACAGCGACATCCTGCAAGGCGGCAGCGGCAGCGATACCCTGCAGGCTCTGGGCAGCGGCCTCTCGCTGCAAGGTGGCGAGGGCGATGATCGCTATCTGATGGCCGACGCAATCGACGGAGAGGCACAGTCGGAGATTATCGATGCGGCCGGCAGCAATCGCATTGTGCTCGACGCGAGCTTGGACGAGATCGCGGTGGCGAATCGCAGCATCGACCTGACATTTAATGTCGGCGGCAGCAACTTCACCGTACGTGGCGGGCTGCGCAGCGGCAATTTCCGCTTTACCGCGTTGGCGGAGAGTTCGGGCACGCCGACCACTGCGCGCATTGCGGGTACACCGGTTGCAGCATTGGCAGCAGCGGGGGTGCTAGCCGATACGGAACCCACCGAACTGGATCTGTCGTTCAAAACCTTGATGAACAGTGCCTGCCGCACGGCGATCCTCCTCACATTCGAAGATCGGCAACAAGCCAGCGGCTTCTTCGGCGGCCAGGCAGATGACAACGTGACAGGCTCCCTGCTGGCCGATAATCTCGACGGCAACAGCGGTAACGACACGCTCAGCGGCCGAGCCGGTAACGATACTTTGATGGGCGACCTGGGCGACGACAGCCTCTATGGCGACGCGGGCAACGACCAATTGGATGGCGGGCTAGGCAATGACAGCTACGGCTATCTGCGCGGCGAGGGTCACGACCAGATAACCGATGCAGGTGGCGACGATACGCTAAATCTGTTCGATGTCGCGCTGTCTCAGGTCACCATTAGCGCCGATGGACGCGATCTCAACCTGCGCCTAAGTGAGCAAGATGATGTGCTGATCAAGGGCGGTATGGATGGCGCGATCAACCACTTTGCGTTCAACGGCGGCATGGTTTCCCTTGGCTATCTGCTCTCGCGCCTGCGCACCGGCCCACTGAACCTGACCGGTACCGCTGCTGCCGAAAGCCTGGATGGCAGCCTAGGCAATGACACGCTGAATGGCATGGCCGGCAACGACAGCCTGGCGGGTTACGATGGCACCGACACCTATCGCTTCGCCCTGGGCGATGGTCGCGACACCATCAACGACCAGGGCGCCATCGGCGAAAGCAATACCCTGCTATTCGCCGCGAATATCGTGCGGGCCGATATGCGCTTGAAGCAGGCCGGCAATGATTTGCTGGTGAGCTTCGCTAACAATGGTGACGCAATCAGCATCCAGAACTATTTCATCCCGGTCGGCACCGTCAGCGAATTCCGCTTTGCCGACGGCCAAGTCTGGAACCGTGCAGCGATTCAGCAAAAGCTATTGGCCGATTCCGCCACGGCGGGTAATGACACCCTGCTGGGTGGCGAAGGCGCCGACGTGCTAAACGGCCTGGCAGGCGACGACGTACTCAATGGAGGCGGCGGCAACGACAGCTTGAATGGCGGAAGCGGCAATGACACGCTCGATGGTGGCCTAGGCAGCAACCTCTACACCTTCGATGCCGGCTTTGGGCTGGATGTCGTCAACAATTCGATGTATCTGTCCCAAGGTGACCAAGATCGACTCCAGTTCGGCGCCGGCCTGCTATCCAGCCAACTGACCCTGACCCGCCCCAAGACAGCATCGATTTGATCCTTGGCTTCCAGGGCAAGAGCGACCAAGTCACCGTGGTGGGCTTCTTCGGCAGTGTGGTCAACTACAGCCAAATCGGCACGGTCAGCTTCGCGGACGGCACGACCCTGTCCAGCCAAGACCTGCACCGCCGCTACTTCGCCCAGCTGGCGACTGCCCAGCAGGACTTCATCAGCGGCACGGCGCTGAATGACACCCTGATCGGTTTGGACGGCAACGATTATTTGTCCGGGAAGGAAGGTAACGATCAGTTGCAGGGCGATGCCGGTGACGACAACCTATCCGGCGACGAGGGCAACGACACGCTGGTGGATGGAGCGGGCAATGATTGGTTAAGCGGCGGTGGCGGCCATGACTTGTTCAAGCTGGAGGGGGGCGGCATCGACAAGCTGAGCGACTTCACGGGCAGCGATACCGTGCAGCTCTGGCAAGGCACGACCCTGACAGGCCTCACCTTTCAGCGCAATTACTTCATGGACCAGCTCGATATCGGCCGCAAGGGCAGCAGCGACGTAGTCCAGTTGTCAGGCTATTGGCGTTACCCAGATTTCAATCAGATCCAGGGCGGCACCATTCTGCTGGGCGATGGCAGCACGATTACGCCCGAGATCTTCTATGCCCATGCCTTACGCAATAGTGCCGGCAATGACCAGATCACCAACTTCGCCTCCGACGACCGGCTGTTGCAAGGCCTGGCAGGCAATGACCGTATCGAAGGCGGACGCGGCAACGACACGCTGGAAGGTGGCGCTGGTGACGACACCGTGATCGGCTATGGCGGCGAGGATACCTTTGTGTTTGGTCGTGGCGACGGCCAGGACCAGTTGGTCAATTACGATAACAATGAAACACGCAGTCCCGATGGCTCGCCACTGCCCTTGCGCGGCACCCTCAAGCTCCGCGATCTGCGAGCCGCCGATATCAGCATCCGCAGCGGCGACCAGGGCAGTCTCATGCTGGAAGTACTGGGCAGCAACGATAAACTGACCATCGCTGGTTACTTCCGCTATATCGACAGCAGCAACGCCCATAACGTCGCGGTAGCCCGTATCCAGTTCGCCGATGGCGTGATCTGGGGCAAGGATGAGATCCAGGCCGCCAGGCTGAACTACCAGCTAGGCTACGAGCAGCTATTTGAAGGCGATGCCGGCAACAACCAACTGCAAGGCCAAGCTAGCCGCGACCTGCTACGCGGCTTCGCCGGCAACGACGCCCTATACGGCTTTCAAGGCGATGACCGGCTGGAAGGGGGCGATGGTGACGACCAGCTCGATGGTTCAGAGGGCAATGACAAACTCTTTGCCGGTACCGGTAACGACAAGTATGTGTTCCGCTCCAACTGGGGTCAGGATGTAATCGACAATACCGGTGGCGGCACCGACTGGTTGATCTTTACCGATGTGGAGCGAAACCAGTTCAGCTTCCGCCGCGAAGGCATGGACCTGATGATTGGTGTGGTCGGTGATGCCAGCCGCAGCGTGCGCGTGCTGAACCATTTCAACGGCGGCGAAGCAGCCATCGCCTATGTGCAGCCGAAGAGCGGCAACGGCATCTCGGCCGCCGAGATCGCGCGCTTGATTCCGCCCAATACGCCCACGGCCGGCAACGACAACTTGAACGGCACCTCTACTGCCGAGAGCCTGGCTGGTGGCATCGGCAACGACACCATCTATGGCCTGGGCGGCAACGACACCCTGGCCGGCGATGATGGCGACGACCGCCTCAACGGTGGCGAGGGCGACGACACTTTGCGCGGTGGCGCGGGGAATGACCAACTGTTCGGCGAAGCGGGCAACGATCTGCTTGATGGCGGTGGCAGCGGCAATGACACCCTTAACGGTGGACTGGGCCATGACTTTTATATCGTTACCAATGGCCGTGAGACGATCGTCGAAAATGCCGGCGAAGGGAGCGATACCGTCATGACCGGGACGACCTACACGCTCGGCGCCTATCTGGAAAACCTGACCCTGGTCGGTACCAGCGCCATCAACGGCACCGGCAACGCCCTGAACAATGTACTGACCGGTAACAATGGCGCCAACCGCTTGGATGGTGGCTTGGGCAGCGATACCTATGCGCTGGCCAAGGGCGGCGGCGCCGATGTGATCCGCGATTTCGACACGACCGCGAACAACGTCGATGCCATCCAGTTCAAGGATGTCAAATCGACCGAGATCAGCGCGGTGCAGAAAGTGGGCGTCAACTTGGTCCTGAAGTACGGCGCCACCGACCAAGTGACCGTCGAAAACTACTTCGACGCCACCAATGCGCTGGCCTATCGCATCGAACAGTTCAAGTTCAGCGATAGCGTGGTCTGGAACAACACCCAGATACAGGCCAAGGTGGTCACGGCCAAGCTGCAGGCGGATTTGGCGCAGGGGTCGGCGGATATTGTCTTGTCACGCCCACCTATGGTCGAGGCAGCTAGCCAGATTACTTCGGTCGAGCAGCAACTGGCCAGCCTGGTGAGCGCCATGTCAGCCTTTGCGCCAATGGACGCAGCCTTGTTACAACAGACGATACCGTCGCATGAACATTACATGCCGATGATAACGGCCAATCGCTTGATGTAACTTCACGACGCATCACAGCCGGGTCTAGATGGCCCGGCTTTTTCTTGGCCTATTCAACCAGTGATGCTACATTGCGAAACGGTGAACGTTCGTTCTCTTTGTGCTAGTGGTGCATGGTTTGATGTCCCGCCGGACCAGGTGATGCGCGAGGCGCTAGCCTGTTGGCGAGATGACGCAAGGGGCTACGTCCTCACGGAAAATCGCAACGACGGGTATTCCGATATCCTTGCTGGCCGAAGTTTTGTCGAGCAGGATCGGCTCGTGCCCAGTTGAATGACTGTAAGGCTCCGAGGAAATTAAGCCATGATAAAAATCAGTACGCTTGAAAGAGAAGTCATTTTCTCTATTCTAGCCCAG contains the following coding sequences:
- a CDS encoding calcium-binding protein, translating into MVDAQSGKGLNNNLMIGGDGPDNIEGGTGHDYLIGGAGTDILQGGNDNDTLIGGLGNDQLEGGNGVDTYVIEADGGSDTITDTDGQGTIKFAGTTLSGGTRNGIFGTYLSTDGKFRYVANKGASPGTGVLVVTCIATGQKMGIRNFSSGQFGINLSEGTASKPPGTVGLASNDLLGYFGTSLPTAAALRHGVAADMAAPQMIGIYGKGGNDFILAPDGSGTLEGDEGNDYIYAGNGLKLITGGSGDDHIQGNWRLLPRVSSNPRDIWNNRYQDWTLRYTASRNLKPFYVIPDEGMDIHLDLPYHWELDGTPQSGSQPRLDMNKTEQKAANTSGFFADGGEGKDFVEGGNGADSLMGNIGQDTVVGNGGDDQLYGDAGEDCLVGDDGNDTLDGGDDSDTLVGVVGDDLLSGGGGNDYLYGGSFDERFSGSDDDRLYGGEGNDTLDGNGGSDQLFGDEGNDLVVESGAGALADRNLLDGGDGNDTVWAGTGNNNLFGGNGNDVLLVGSATLALELIGDNYLDGGDGEDKLQGAKGNDTLAGGEGLDSVRGGAGEDQLFGEGGNDLLTGEEGKDTLTGGEGSDSLNGGDGDDTLDGGEGDDRLDGGDGNDLLQGGEGTDGLYGDAGNDTLSGDGEDYLDGGEGDDSISGSDSDILQGGSGSDTLQALGSGLSLQGGEGDDRYLMADAIDGEAQSEIIDAAGSNRIVLDASLDEIAVANRSIDLTFNVGGSNFTVRGGLRSGNFRFTALAESSGTPTTARIAGTPVAALAAAGVLADTEPTELDLSFKTLMNSACRTAILLTFEDRQQASGFFGGQADDNVTGSLLADNLDGNSGNDTLSGRAGNDTLMGDLGDDSLYGDAGNDQLDGGLGNDSYGYLRGEGHDQITDAGGDDTLNLFDVALSQVTISADGRDLNLRLSEQDDVLIKGGMDGAINHFAFNGGMVSLGYLLSRLRTGPLNLTGTAAAESLDGSLGNDTLNGMAGNDSLAGYDGTDTYRFALGDGRDTINDQGAIGESNTLLFAANIVRADMRLKQAGNDLLVSFANNGDAISIQNYFIPVGTVSEFRFADGQVWNRAAIQQKLLADSATAGNDTLLGGEGADVLNGLAGDDVLNGGGGNDSLNGGSGNDTLDGGLGSNLYTFDAGFGLDVVNNSMYLSQGDQDRLQFGAGLLSSQLTLTRPKTASI
- a CDS encoding calcium-binding protein gives rise to the protein MILGFQGKSDQVTVVGFFGSVVNYSQIGTVSFADGTTLSSQDLHRRYFAQLATAQQDFISGTALNDTLIGLDGNDYLSGKEGNDQLQGDAGDDNLSGDEGNDTLVDGAGNDWLSGGGGHDLFKLEGGGIDKLSDFTGSDTVQLWQGTTLTGLTFQRNYFMDQLDIGRKGSSDVVQLSGYWRYPDFNQIQGGTILLGDGSTITPEIFYAHALRNSAGNDQITNFASDDRLLQGLAGNDRIEGGRGNDTLEGGAGDDTVIGYGGEDTFVFGRGDGQDQLVNYDNNETRSPDGSPLPLRGTLKLRDLRAADISIRSGDQGSLMLEVLGSNDKLTIAGYFRYIDSSNAHNVAVARIQFADGVIWGKDEIQAARLNYQLGYEQLFEGDAGNNQLQGQASRDLLRGFAGNDALYGFQGDDRLEGGDGDDQLDGSEGNDKLFAGTGNDKYVFRSNWGQDVIDNTGGGTDWLIFTDVERNQFSFRREGMDLMIGVVGDASRSVRVLNHFNGGEAAIAYVQPKSGNGISAAEIARLIPPNTPTAGNDNLNGTSTAESLAGGIGNDTIYGLGGNDTLAGDDGDDRLNGGEGDDTLRGGAGNDQLFGEAGNDLLDGGGSGNDTLNGGLGHDFYIVTNGRETIVENAGEGSDTVMTGTTYTLGAYLENLTLVGTSAINGTGNALNNVLTGNNGANRLDGGLGSDTYALAKGGGADVIRDFDTTANNVDAIQFKDVKSTEISAVQKVGVNLVLKYGATDQVTVENYFDATNALAYRIEQFKFSDSVVWNNTQIQAKVVTAKLQADLAQGSADIVLSRPPMVEAASQITSVEQQLASLVSAMSAFAPMDAALLQQTIPSHEHYMPMITANRLM